From the genome of Staphylococcus haemolyticus, one region includes:
- a CDS encoding Nif3-like dinuclear metal center hexameric protein translates to MKIKQLMSIIDTHVPLETAENWDNVGLLIGNHESEINGILTTLDCTDVIVNQAIDKGYNTIIAHHPLIFKGVKSIIDDGYGQLIKKIIRHNINLIALHTNLDNYVYGVNQMLANKLKLQDIQFLNQENETYYKVQTYIPKDNVENFKDSLDKHGLAKEGNYEYCFYETEGKGQFKPVGNANPHLGQLNNIEYVNEVKIEFMIKASQYALAEKAIIDNHPYETPVYDFIKMTKTANYGLGKIGTLEDAMSLTDFVKFVKHELDIPSVRYTGDANKHIQKVAIIGGAGIGYEALAFNKGADIFITGDVKHHDALDAQTYGMTILDINHYSEYVMREGLKELLEQWLYDESIDFPIDASNINTDPFNYM, encoded by the coding sequence ATGAAAATTAAACAATTAATGTCTATTATCGATACACATGTGCCATTAGAGACAGCTGAGAATTGGGACAATGTTGGATTACTTATAGGTAATCATGAATCTGAAATCAATGGTATATTAACGACTTTGGATTGTACAGATGTGATTGTTAACCAAGCTATCGACAAAGGCTATAATACGATTATTGCTCACCATCCTTTGATTTTTAAAGGGGTAAAATCAATCATTGATGATGGCTATGGTCAATTAATTAAAAAAATAATTCGTCACAATATCAACCTTATTGCGTTGCACACAAATCTAGACAATTACGTTTACGGTGTTAACCAAATGTTGGCTAATAAATTAAAATTGCAAGATATACAATTTTTAAATCAAGAGAATGAAACGTATTATAAAGTTCAAACATATATACCTAAGGATAATGTAGAAAACTTTAAAGATAGTCTTGATAAACATGGACTTGCCAAAGAAGGTAATTACGAGTATTGTTTTTATGAAACTGAAGGTAAAGGCCAATTTAAACCTGTAGGAAATGCTAATCCACATCTAGGTCAGCTGAATAACATAGAATATGTAAATGAAGTTAAAATTGAATTCATGATTAAAGCTAGCCAATATGCATTAGCTGAAAAAGCAATTATAGACAATCATCCTTATGAAACTCCTGTCTATGATTTTATTAAAATGACTAAAACTGCAAATTATGGTCTTGGCAAAATTGGCACTTTAGAAGATGCGATGTCATTAACAGACTTTGTAAAATTTGTGAAACATGAACTTGATATCCCAAGTGTTCGATATACAGGCGATGCTAATAAACATATCCAAAAAGTAGCTATCATCGGTGGTGCGGGAATTGGTTATGAGGCACTTGCATTTAACAAAGGTGCAGACATCTTTATAACTGGAGATGTTAAACACCACGATGCATTAGATGCACAAACGTATGGTATGACCATTTTAGATATCAATCATTACAGTGAGTATGTGATGAGAGAGGGACTTAAAGAATTATTAGAACAATGGCTATATGATGAAAGTATAGATTTTCCAATTGATGCTTCTAATATCAATACCGATCCATTCAACTACATGTAA
- a CDS encoding helix-turn-helix transcriptional regulator, protein MELSKRQEQIIEIVKSGGPITGEHIAEKLDLTRATLRPDLAILTMSGFLEARPRVGYYYSGKSKNKLMTDKLRQYVVKDYMSPPVIVKEDMTVYDAICTIFLEDAGTLFITNEHNDFIGVCSRKDLLRASMIGEDIHTMPISVNMSRMPNLTYLEEDELIIYAADQMIEKEIDSIPIVKNKGNNKYQVTGRISKTTIAKLFVSLFKE, encoded by the coding sequence ATAGAACTTAGTAAAAGACAAGAGCAAATCATTGAAATAGTCAAAAGCGGTGGACCAATCACTGGAGAACACATTGCCGAAAAATTAGATTTAACGCGTGCTACTCTAAGACCTGACCTAGCAATTTTAACTATGTCCGGTTTTTTAGAAGCTAGACCTCGAGTTGGTTATTATTATTCAGGAAAATCTAAAAACAAATTAATGACCGATAAATTACGCCAATATGTTGTTAAAGACTATATGTCTCCACCAGTCATTGTAAAAGAAGATATGACTGTTTATGATGCAATTTGTACCATCTTTTTAGAAGACGCAGGCACTTTATTCATTACAAATGAGCATAATGATTTTATAGGCGTTTGTTCAAGAAAGGATTTGTTACGAGCATCTATGATTGGAGAGGATATTCATACAATGCCTATCAGTGTAAACATGTCTAGAATGCCTAACTTAACTTATTTAGAAGAAGATGAACTTATTATATATGCTGCAGATCAAATGATAGAAAAAGAAATCGACTCAATACCCATTGTGAAAAATAAAGGTAATAATAAATATCAAGTCACTGGTAGAATTTCAAAAACAACAATTGCAAAATTATTTGTATCATTATTTAAAGAATAG
- the dnaG gene encoding DNA primase, translated as MRIEQSVINEIKDKTDILDLVSEYVKLEKRGRNYIGLCPFHDEKTPSFTVSEDKQICHCFGCKKGGNVFQFTQEIKDLSFVEAVKELGERINISVDIGNSSDYTSQIASNDLTMIEMHELMHEYYQYALLKTVEGEEALNYLTKRGFTEELIKSRGIGYAPNHTHFCHDFLQQKGYDIELAYEAGLLSRNEENFSYFDRFRDRIMFPLNNAQGRIVGYSGRTYNNQEPKYLNSPETPIFQKRRLLYNLDNARKHIRKNDEAILLEGFMDVIKSDSSGLKPVIASMGTAISDEHITVLKKLTSHITLMFDGDFAGQEATIKTGQHLLQQGFNVFVVQLPKDMDPDEYITKYGNEKFLEYVNNEKKSFIIYKVNKHKDEIANNDLAYERYLKEVTQDIALMNSQILQNKIIKDVAHLFNVDSNTLNSNVLNQQQYIPSEPYINDYQSYDIEIQNNSNNLFSHLSKHESAERALLKHFMNDKDLFLNYHKQLESDDFDNQFFKRIYSVLEDFYAENDSYTISDMILYTDNDNLRDAIIALDNYDINQEPYDSEIEDYMNVINESKYGDTLEELNHKLREASRIGDVELQKYYLEQIVNKNKARM; from the coding sequence TTGCGTATTGAACAATCAGTAATTAATGAAATTAAAGATAAGACCGATATTTTGGATTTAGTAAGTGAATATGTAAAATTAGAAAAGAGAGGACGCAATTACATTGGTTTGTGTCCTTTTCATGATGAGAAGACTCCTTCGTTTACTGTATCTGAAGATAAACAAATTTGTCACTGCTTTGGTTGTAAAAAAGGTGGTAATGTCTTTCAATTTACTCAAGAGATAAAAGATTTATCATTTGTAGAGGCTGTAAAAGAGTTAGGAGAAAGAATTAACATTTCAGTTGATATTGGTAATAGTAGTGACTATACAAGTCAAATAGCATCGAATGATTTAACAATGATTGAGATGCATGAATTAATGCATGAATACTATCAATATGCTTTGCTTAAGACAGTAGAAGGTGAAGAGGCATTAAATTATCTAACAAAACGTGGTTTTACTGAAGAGCTTATTAAATCACGTGGTATTGGTTATGCTCCTAATCATACTCACTTTTGTCATGACTTTTTACAACAAAAAGGTTATGATATAGAACTCGCGTACGAAGCTGGTCTTTTATCGCGAAATGAAGAAAATTTCAGCTATTTTGATAGATTTAGAGATCGCATTATGTTCCCTTTAAATAATGCTCAGGGTCGTATTGTGGGCTATTCAGGTAGAACATACAATAATCAAGAACCTAAATACTTAAACAGCCCGGAAACACCCATATTTCAAAAGAGAAGATTATTATATAATCTTGATAATGCTAGAAAACATATACGAAAAAATGATGAAGCCATATTATTAGAAGGATTTATGGATGTAATTAAATCCGATTCATCAGGACTAAAACCAGTCATTGCAAGTATGGGAACAGCTATATCAGATGAACACATTACTGTTCTTAAAAAATTAACATCTCATATTACTCTAATGTTTGATGGTGATTTCGCTGGTCAAGAAGCAACAATTAAAACTGGGCAACACCTTCTACAACAAGGATTCAATGTTTTTGTTGTTCAATTACCTAAAGATATGGATCCAGATGAGTATATAACAAAATATGGTAATGAAAAATTTCTTGAATATGTAAATAATGAAAAGAAATCATTTATCATTTATAAAGTAAATAAACACAAAGATGAAATTGCTAATAATGACTTAGCTTATGAACGCTATCTTAAAGAAGTTACCCAAGATATTGCATTAATGAATTCTCAAATTTTGCAGAATAAGATAATCAAAGATGTAGCACATTTATTTAATGTGGATTCTAATACTCTAAATAGCAATGTATTGAATCAACAACAATATATTCCTAGCGAGCCTTATATTAATGATTATCAATCATATGATATTGAAATACAAAATAACTCAAATAATTTATTTAGTCATTTATCAAAACATGAAAGTGCTGAAAGAGCCTTACTTAAACATTTTATGAATGATAAAGACTTATTCTTAAATTATCATAAGCAACTTGAAAGTGATGACTTTGATAATCAATTTTTCAAACGTATATATAGTGTTTTAGAAGATTTTTACGCTGAAAATGACAGCTATACAATTAGCGATATGATACTTTACACAGATAATGATAATTTGAGAGATGCAATTATCGCTTTGGATAATTATGATATAAATCAAGAACCTTATGATAGTGAAATAGAAGATTACATGAATGTCATCAATGAATCAAAGTATGGAGATACACTTGAAGAATTAAATCATAAATTACGTGAAGCGTCACGGATAGGCGACGTAGAATTGCAAAAATATTATTTGGAACAAATCGTTAATAAAAATAAAGCTCGTATGTAA
- a CDS encoding tRNA (adenine(22)-N(1))-methyltransferase → MITLNQRLTTVCNYLVPGNLADIGSDHAYLPIYAIQHGLITHAIAGEVIKGPFEAAKKNVSDNQLNNVIDVRLGDGLSVLRQNESIQNITICGMGGPLIARILNEGRIHLANGPRLILQSNIQTEVLRYTLMTLNYQIIEEVILEEKGHIYEIVVAAHMGHQDHLDKKELKFGPKLLQNKNEIFYKKWRHELEALNHIRNQLNSELHHERLKEIDNDISLITEVLNNEN, encoded by the coding sequence ATGATAACTTTAAACCAAAGATTAACTACTGTGTGCAACTATCTTGTTCCGGGAAACTTAGCTGACATTGGTTCAGACCATGCCTATCTTCCTATCTATGCGATTCAACATGGTCTAATTACACATGCTATTGCAGGTGAAGTCATAAAAGGGCCTTTTGAAGCAGCGAAAAAGAATGTGTCAGATAATCAGCTCAATAATGTTATCGATGTTCGATTAGGGGACGGATTAAGTGTACTTCGTCAGAATGAATCTATTCAAAATATAACAATTTGTGGCATGGGTGGTCCGCTTATAGCAAGAATATTGAATGAAGGACGCATTCACTTAGCAAATGGTCCTAGATTAATCTTACAAAGTAATATTCAAACTGAAGTATTAAGATACACGCTCATGACACTGAATTACCAAATCATAGAAGAAGTCATTTTAGAAGAGAAAGGACATATCTATGAAATTGTGGTTGCAGCGCATATGGGTCATCAGGATCATTTAGACAAAAAAGAATTAAAATTTGGACCGAAATTATTACAAAATAAAAATGAAATATTTTATAAAAAATGGCGTCATGAATTAGAAGCTTTAAATCACATTCGTAATCAATTGAATTCAGAGTTACATCATGAGAGACTTAAAGAGATAGATAATGATATATCATTAATAACAGAGGTGTTAAATAATGAAAATTAA
- the rpoD gene encoding RNA polymerase sigma factor RpoD: MSDNQVKIKKQTIDPTLTLEDVKKQLIDKGKKEGHLSHEEIAEKLQNFDMDSDQMDDFFDQLNDNDISLVNEKDSSDTDEKLNPNDLSAPPGVKINDPVRMYLKEIGRVNLLSAQEEIELAKRIEQGDEIAKSRLAEANLRLVVSIAKRYVGRGMLFLDLIQEGNMGLIKAVEKFDFSKGFKFSTYATWWIRQAITRAIADQARTIRIPVHMVETINKLIRVQRQLLQDLGRDPAPEEIGEEMDLPPEKVREILKIAQEPVSLETPIGEEDDSHLGDFIEDQEAQSPSDHAAYELLKEQLEDVLDTLTDREENVLRLRFGLDDGRTRTLEEVGKVFGVTRERIRQIEAKALRKLRHPSRSKRLKDFMD, from the coding sequence ATGTCTGATAACCAAGTTAAAATTAAAAAACAAACAATAGATCCGACATTAACATTAGAAGATGTTAAGAAACAATTAATCGATAAAGGTAAAAAGGAAGGTCACCTTAGTCATGAGGAAATAGCCGAAAAATTGCAAAATTTCGATATGGATTCTGATCAAATGGATGATTTCTTTGACCAATTAAATGATAATGATATTAGTTTAGTAAATGAGAAAGATAGCTCAGATACTGATGAAAAATTAAACCCAAATGATTTAAGTGCCCCTCCAGGTGTCAAAATTAATGACCCTGTAAGAATGTACTTAAAAGAAATTGGCCGAGTTAATCTACTAAGTGCTCAAGAAGAAATTGAATTAGCTAAACGAATTGAGCAAGGTGATGAGATTGCTAAGTCTCGTTTAGCAGAAGCTAACCTACGACTTGTTGTAAGTATTGCAAAAAGATATGTAGGTCGTGGCATGTTATTCCTAGATTTAATTCAGGAAGGTAACATGGGATTAATAAAAGCTGTTGAGAAATTTGATTTTAGTAAAGGATTTAAATTCTCCACTTATGCAACTTGGTGGATTCGACAAGCAATTACAAGAGCGATTGCCGACCAAGCACGTACAATTAGAATTCCAGTTCACATGGTTGAAACAATTAATAAGTTAATACGTGTTCAAAGACAATTATTACAAGATTTAGGTCGTGATCCTGCACCTGAAGAAATCGGAGAAGAGATGGATTTACCTCCAGAAAAAGTACGTGAAATTCTTAAAATTGCTCAAGAACCAGTATCATTAGAAACGCCAATAGGTGAGGAAGATGATAGTCATTTAGGTGACTTCATTGAAGACCAAGAGGCGCAAAGTCCATCTGATCATGCAGCTTACGAACTTTTAAAAGAACAATTAGAAGATGTTTTAGATACGCTTACTGACCGTGAAGAAAATGTTTTACGCTTAAGATTTGGTTTAGATGATGGTCGAACAAGAACACTTGAAGAAGTTGGTAAAGTCTTTGGTGTTACGCGTGAAAGAATTCGTCAAATTGAAGCTAAAGCTTTAAGAAAGCTTAGACATCCAAGTCGTAGCAAGCGACTAAAAGACTTTATGGATTAA
- a CDS encoding DEAD/DEAH box helicase — protein MATHPFELFNLDSKLIEAIKDLKFDKPTEIQNRIIPRIKKGVNLIGQSQTGTGKSHAFLLPLIDKIDVENKEPQSIVVAPTRELAQQLYQAANHLATFKQGIKVSLFIGGTDIEKDRQRTSNKPQLVIGTPTRINDLAQSGHLHAHLASYLIVDEADLMIDLGLIEDVDLIASRLDENSHIAVFSATIPKSLQPFLNKYLSNPEYVEVDSKSQNKKNIEFYLIPTKGTEKVDKTLQLIDILNPYLCIVFCNSRDNADELANSLNAAGIKVGMIHGGLTPRERKQQMKRIRNLEFQFVIASDLASRGIDIEGVSHVINFDVPKDIDFFTHRVGRTGRGNYKGVAITLYSPDEEHLITLIEDKGYHFENVDVKNNELTPIKAHNTRRKRVRKDDHLTNEVKHKVRSKTKNKVKPGYKKKFKQEVERMKRQERKQFSKRQNRQQRKNNKKG, from the coding sequence ATGGCAACTCACCCATTTGAATTATTTAATTTAGACTCAAAACTTATAGAAGCAATTAAAGACTTAAAATTTGATAAACCAACTGAAATACAAAATAGAATAATTCCAAGAATTAAAAAAGGCGTAAATTTAATAGGTCAATCTCAAACAGGTACAGGGAAATCGCATGCATTTTTATTACCGTTAATAGATAAAATAGACGTTGAAAATAAAGAACCTCAATCTATCGTGGTGGCACCTACAAGAGAATTAGCACAACAGTTATATCAGGCAGCAAATCATCTAGCTACTTTTAAACAGGGCATTAAAGTTAGTTTGTTTATTGGTGGTACAGATATTGAGAAAGATAGACAGCGTACAAGTAATAAACCGCAATTAGTAATAGGAACACCGACTAGAATTAATGATCTAGCTCAAAGTGGGCATCTACATGCGCATTTGGCATCTTATCTTATAGTGGATGAAGCTGATTTAATGATTGATTTAGGATTAATTGAAGATGTAGATTTAATTGCTTCACGCTTAGATGAAAATTCACATATAGCTGTCTTCAGTGCTACAATTCCTAAATCATTACAACCATTTTTAAATAAATATCTAAGCAATCCGGAATATGTAGAAGTGGATTCCAAGTCTCAAAATAAAAAAAATATTGAATTCTATTTAATTCCAACTAAAGGAACTGAAAAAGTAGATAAAACACTTCAATTAATCGATATTTTAAATCCATACCTATGTATCGTTTTCTGTAATAGTAGAGATAATGCGGATGAGCTGGCAAATTCACTCAATGCTGCTGGAATTAAAGTTGGCATGATACACGGAGGTTTAACACCAAGAGAGCGTAAGCAACAAATGAAACGTATACGCAATTTAGAGTTTCAATTTGTAATCGCAAGTGATCTAGCTTCTCGAGGTATAGACATTGAAGGCGTTAGTCATGTTATTAATTTTGACGTACCTAAAGATATTGACTTCTTTACACACCGTGTGGGCAGAACAGGTAGAGGTAATTATAAAGGTGTGGCAATAACACTCTATAGTCCGGATGAAGAACATTTAATCACACTAATTGAAGATAAAGGCTACCATTTTGAAAATGTTGATGTTAAAAATAATGAATTAACACCAATTAAAGCACATAATACTCGACGTAAGCGTGTAAGAAAAGACGATCACTTAACGAACGAAGTGAAGCATAAAGTGCGAAGTAAGACTAAAAATAAAGTCAAACCAGGTTATAAAAAGAAATTCAAACAAGAAGTCGAAAGAATGAAGAGACAAGAAAGAAAACAATTTAGTAAAAGACAAAATAGACAACAACGAAAAAATAATAAAAAGGGTTAG
- a CDS encoding pyruvate, water dikinase regulatory protein, translated as MENIKIIIASDSIGETAELVARACISQFNPKECKHEFLRYPYIETKEDIDEVIQVANDRNAIIVYTLVKPEMKTYMESKIGTNKLRSIDIMGPLMGYLKDAFEENPYNQPGRVHRLDDAYFKKIDAIEFAVKYDDGKDPKGLPKADIVLIGVSRTSKTPLSQYLAHKSYKVMNVPIVPEVTPPDMLFDIDSSKCIALRISEEKLNRIRKQRLKQLGLGDSARYANEIRIKEEIKYFEDIVDRIGCAVIDVSDKAIEETANDVINIIESQSK; from the coding sequence ATGGAGAATATAAAGATAATCATCGCATCTGATTCAATTGGAGAAACTGCTGAATTAGTAGCAAGAGCATGTATTTCTCAATTCAATCCAAAGGAATGTAAACATGAATTTTTAAGGTATCCCTATATCGAGACAAAAGAGGACATTGATGAAGTTATTCAAGTAGCAAATGACAGAAATGCAATTATAGTTTATACGCTAGTTAAACCAGAAATGAAAACTTATATGGAAAGTAAGATAGGTACTAATAAGTTACGTTCTATTGATATTATGGGACCATTAATGGGCTATTTGAAAGATGCTTTTGAAGAGAATCCATATAATCAACCTGGTAGAGTCCATCGTTTAGATGACGCATATTTTAAGAAAATTGATGCAATTGAATTTGCGGTAAAATATGATGATGGAAAAGACCCTAAAGGATTACCTAAAGCGGATATAGTATTAATTGGTGTTTCAAGAACATCTAAAACTCCTTTATCTCAATATTTAGCCCATAAAAGTTATAAAGTAATGAACGTTCCAATTGTACCTGAAGTAACGCCACCGGACATGTTATTTGACATTGACTCATCAAAATGCATCGCTTTAAGAATTAGTGAAGAAAAATTAAATCGTATTAGAAAACAACGTTTGAAACAACTTGGATTAGGTGATTCAGCAAGATACGCTAATGAAATACGTATTAAAGAAGAGATTAAATACTTCGAAGATATCGTAGACAGAATTGGATGTGCAGTCATTGATGTATCAGATAAAGCAATTGAAGAAACAGCTAATGATGTTATTAACATAATCGAAAGCCAATCAAAATAG